One part of the uncultured Bacteroides sp. genome encodes these proteins:
- a CDS encoding aldose epimerase family protein, translated as MKRKISLIIGLALFISCSTNKKESDIVSNSGLKQSNFQTELNGKKTSLFILKNKNNMEVCLTNFGGRIVSVMVPDKDGKMNDVVLGFDSIQDYIKYPTDFGASIGRYANRINKGRIAIDGMVYQLPQNNYGHCLHGGFKGFQYQVYNAKQINDQKIEFSYLSKDLEQGFPGNLTCKVTFTLTDDNAIDIKYEASTDKTTVVNMTNHSYFNLDGDPSCSNADYLLTVNADSYTPVDSTFMTTGEILPVEGTDMDFRTPIAIGARINNYSFKQLKNGNGYDHNWVLNTKGDITKKCASLKSPKTGIVLDVYTNEPGIQIYTGNFLDGTLHGKKGIVYKQRAAVCLETQKYPDSPNKPEWPSAILKPGEKYFSHCIFKFSTNK; from the coding sequence ATGAAGAGAAAAATAAGTTTGATAATAGGGCTCGCCTTATTTATTAGTTGTAGCACAAATAAAAAAGAGTCAGATATTGTTTCGAATTCAGGGTTGAAACAAAGTAATTTTCAAACAGAACTAAATGGAAAGAAAACGTCTTTGTTCATTTTGAAAAATAAAAATAATATGGAAGTATGCTTAACTAACTTTGGTGGGCGTATTGTTTCTGTGATGGTTCCTGATAAAGATGGAAAAATGAATGATGTTGTTCTGGGATTTGATTCTATTCAGGATTATATAAAGTATCCAACAGATTTTGGAGCGAGTATTGGTCGTTATGCTAATCGTATAAATAAAGGAAGGATTGCAATTGATGGAATGGTTTATCAATTGCCGCAAAATAACTATGGTCATTGTCTGCATGGCGGATTTAAAGGTTTCCAGTATCAAGTGTATAATGCTAAGCAAATAAATGATCAAAAGATTGAATTTAGTTATTTATCAAAGGATCTTGAACAAGGATTCCCAGGGAATCTGACTTGCAAGGTTACGTTTACCCTGACAGATGATAATGCTATCGACATTAAATACGAAGCAAGTACAGACAAGACAACAGTTGTGAATATGACGAACCATTCTTATTTTAACCTGGATGGTGATCCTTCATGTTCTAATGCCGATTATTTATTAACTGTCAATGCTGATTCATATACTCCGGTTGACAGTACATTTATGACTACGGGAGAGATACTTCCGGTAGAGGGAACCGATATGGATTTCCGTACTCCTATAGCTATTGGGGCGAGAATAAATAATTATAGCTTTAAACAACTTAAAAATGGTAACGGTTATGATCATAATTGGGTATTGAATACGAAAGGAGATATTACCAAGAAATGTGCTTCACTTAAGTCACCTAAAACAGGAATTGTTTTAGATGTTTATACTAATGAACCCGGTATTCAGATATATACTGGTAATTTCCTTGATGGTACATTGCATGGAAAAAAAGGAATTGTTTATAAACAACGTGCTGCTGTTTGTCTTGAAACACAAAAATATCCTGATTCACCTAATAAACCGGAATGGCCTTCTGCTATACTTAAACCTGGAGAAAAATATTTCAGCCATTGTATATTCAAGTTCTCAACAAACAAATAA
- a CDS encoding right-handed parallel beta-helix repeat-containing protein produces MTNSKSWIVSILLLLNYSVLFANQIISVADFGLKPDSRVNSVPYVRKALEACRKQPGSTLFFPKGRYDFWPQYTVEREYFESNTTDNNPKTLAVLLDSLHNFTLDGNGSSFVMHGRMQPITLDHCSDINLKGFTIDWDIPLTSQAKVLKVTPDYFEIEINTHESPYIIENNNLVFVGEGWKSKLWSIMEFTSDTHLVAPNTGDRIGWRNYHAEEVSPGIVRLSDPSVAAFYPKEGNWLVLRHNERDHAGIFLYHSQRINLEQIDVYHSCGLGILSQYSQDLSFNKVRVVPNASKNRILSGHDDGFHFMGCSGFIRIEECEWAGLMDDPVNIHGTCVRIVEMLSSTRIKCKFMHEQSQGMEWGRKYEKVGFIENHSMRTLGTGTITSFEPLNKSEFIVEFQAPIPNSLTVGAALENLSCTADVEIRNSLFGSCRARGLLVSTPGKVIIENNIFESSGSAILIAGDANQWYESGAVKNVLIRNNTFRYPCLSSVYQFCEAVISIFPEIPKPDIRYPFHSNIRIENNKFYLFDYPILYAKSVDGLSFINNTLVRDTTYQPFHYRKDGITLDACRKVIISGNRAEGDVLGKTIRLHDMKPGDLKLHKESFFQLRNKP; encoded by the coding sequence ATGACTAACTCGAAATCATGGATTGTTTCCATCCTTCTTTTACTTAATTATTCAGTATTATTTGCTAATCAAATTATATCAGTTGCAGATTTTGGATTAAAACCTGATAGTCGTGTAAACTCAGTACCTTATGTTCGTAAAGCTTTAGAAGCTTGCCGTAAACAACCTGGAAGTACTTTGTTTTTTCCAAAAGGGAGATATGATTTCTGGCCTCAATATACAGTTGAAAGAGAATATTTCGAATCAAATACAACTGATAATAATCCCAAAACTCTGGCTGTATTACTAGATAGTCTCCATAACTTTACGTTAGACGGTAATGGTTCATCATTTGTGATGCATGGACGGATGCAACCTATTACTCTGGATCACTGTTCGGACATTAATTTGAAAGGATTTACAATTGATTGGGATATACCTCTTACATCGCAAGCTAAAGTGCTGAAGGTTACCCCCGATTATTTTGAAATTGAAATCAATACTCATGAATCTCCATATATTATCGAGAATAATAACCTTGTGTTTGTAGGAGAAGGCTGGAAAAGTAAGCTGTGGTCTATTATGGAATTTACATCAGATACACATCTGGTAGCTCCGAATACAGGCGATAGGATAGGGTGGCGGAACTATCATGCTGAAGAAGTATCTCCGGGTATTGTCCGTCTTAGTGATCCCAGTGTTGCAGCATTTTATCCTAAAGAAGGAAATTGGCTGGTGCTCCGTCATAATGAACGGGATCATGCCGGAATATTTCTTTATCACAGTCAGCGGATAAACCTGGAACAAATTGATGTATACCATTCTTGTGGATTAGGAATACTGTCACAATATAGCCAGGATCTTTCATTCAATAAGGTCCGGGTAGTTCCAAACGCTTCAAAAAATCGTATTCTGAGTGGGCATGATGATGGATTTCACTTTATGGGATGTAGTGGCTTTATTCGTATTGAAGAATGTGAATGGGCTGGGTTGATGGATGACCCAGTTAATATTCACGGAACCTGTGTACGAATTGTAGAAATGCTTTCTTCTACCCGCATAAAGTGCAAATTTATGCACGAGCAAAGCCAGGGTATGGAGTGGGGCAGAAAATATGAAAAAGTAGGATTTATAGAGAATCATAGCATGCGCACATTAGGAACTGGCACAATTACTTCATTTGAACCTCTGAATAAATCTGAATTTATTGTAGAATTTCAGGCACCAATTCCTAATAGCTTAACAGTTGGTGCTGCTTTAGAAAATTTGTCATGCACGGCCGATGTAGAAATCAGAAACTCTCTCTTTGGTAGTTGCCGTGCCCGAGGCCTGTTAGTATCAACTCCCGGTAAAGTAATTATTGAAAATAATATATTTGAATCAAGTGGTTCGGCAATTTTAATAGCTGGTGATGCTAATCAATGGTATGAATCCGGTGCAGTGAAGAATGTTCTTATTCGTAATAATACATTTCGCTATCCGTGTCTGTCATCAGTTTATCAGTTTTGTGAGGCTGTTATCAGTATATTTCCTGAAATTCCAAAACCGGATATTCGTTATCCTTTTCATAGTAATATCAGGATTGAGAATAATAAATTCTACTTATTTGATTATCCAATTCTTTATGCAAAATCGGTAGATGGGCTGAGCTTTATTAATAATACATTGGTTAGAGACACAACTTATCAGCCGTTTCACTATCGTAAAGACGGAATTACTCTGGATGCTTGTCGTAAGGTTATTATTTCAGGAAACCGGGCTGAAGGAGATGTTTTAGGAAAAACCATTCGTCTGCATGATATGAAACCAGGAGATTTGAAGCTACACAAAGAATCTTTCTTTCAATTGAGAAATAAACCTTAA